The following are encoded in a window of Balaenoptera ricei isolate mBalRic1 chromosome 1, mBalRic1.hap2, whole genome shotgun sequence genomic DNA:
- the LOC132353516 gene encoding large ribosomal subunit protein bL32m-like, which produces MPVVMVLPWPAAQGLLRKCWEQLQRKLRQSRPGFPSLQWGPALAVQGPAILTEPANDTNGSKEISSFLESIFWMAAPQNRRSIEVNRCRRRNPHKLIKVKNNRDISPECGHLKQKHVLCGYCYEKVCKETAEIRRQIEKQEGGPFKAPTVETMVLYLGETPSKQDQGKRIIERERKRPSWFTQN; this is translated from the coding sequence ATGCCGGTGGTGATGGTTCTGCCGTGGCCCGCAGCCCAGGGACTCCTCCGGAAATGTTGGGAGCAGCTGCAGCGGAAACTTCGGCAGAGCCGGCCAGGCTTTCCCAGTCTTCAATGGGGACCAGCATTAGCGGTCCAAGGTCCAGCTATACTTACAGAACCAGCAAATGATACCAATGGAAGTAAGGAGATTTCCAGCTTCTTGGAGAGCATCTTTTGGATGGCAGCTCCCCAAAACAGACGCAGCATTGAAGTTAACAGGTGTAGGAGAAGAAACCCTCATAAGCTTATTAAAGTTAAGAACAATAGAGACATTTCTCCTGAATGTGGTCACCTGAAACAGAAACACGTCCTCTGTGGCTATTGCTATGAGAAGGTGTGTAAAGAGACAGCGGAAATCAGACGACAGatagagaagcaagagggaggccCTTTCAAGGCTCCTACCGTGGAGACCATGGTGCTGTACTTGGGGGAGACACCCTCCAAGCAAGATCAGGGCAAGAGGATCATTGAGAGAGAACGGAAGCGGCCATCCTGGTTCACCCAGAATTGA